One Staphylococcus ratti DNA segment encodes these proteins:
- the sbnC gene encoding staphyloferrin B biosynthesis protein SbnC → MLEITKNNYEQRAAITILSDLIDALLFEDVFELHSKSDVVREESETTLVYERMGKVLTIPVYFSGLNVYRYARTHGDVKLQHQHQEITLNAVELWDAIVDMNPHSAQQMNVTRFREGLVSAQAQLSAQYERLTLSDHPFIQSEQFASLKDRPFHPLAKEKRGLSAYDYERYQSEYYQPVALKTVAIHRDALIKSQFSDEEKLLQSLGLDNEAQYAKVLQEQGLQAKDFMIFPVHPWQLEHVLPEYFEQEFKQRIVVPLDIECGSFLASSSMRSLIDLKQPYQHVKVPFSMQSLGALRLTPTRYLLNGEKAEQLLEKVIHQSEHLTNTLSLCDEKHWWSFIEPSKDIFEDKIGHLTAQLRQYPHEIQDEETTLISMAALAMPDRRVYDAIFGHSNYTSSDVEMMYQDIVSHFIRTMFALMQRGVLPEVHGQNILIAFKAGKVTRFVLRDHDTVRIYPTWMADNGLEVPDYTIRKDTPNTLINENLETFFTYFQTLGISVNIYAVIDTLVHLYDLDEQRLMAFLRTTLKRTAQETVWPQNSVEDVMNLLFEKETWPFKRILLPLLHQKNSGGGSMPSSIGKIANPMMFNE, encoded by the coding sequence ATGTTAGAAATAACGAAAAACAACTACGAACAACGTGCCGCTATCACGATTTTGAGTGATTTAATTGATGCCTTGCTCTTTGAAGATGTTTTTGAGCTCCATTCAAAAAGTGATGTTGTGCGTGAGGAAAGTGAGACGACCTTGGTTTACGAACGTATGGGCAAGGTACTCACGATACCTGTATATTTTAGCGGACTAAATGTGTATCGTTATGCACGTACGCACGGAGACGTAAAGTTGCAACACCAACATCAAGAGATAACCCTCAATGCAGTGGAACTTTGGGATGCGATTGTGGATATGAATCCTCATAGTGCGCAGCAGATGAATGTGACACGCTTTAGAGAAGGGCTTGTAAGTGCACAAGCCCAGTTATCTGCACAATATGAACGTTTAACACTTTCAGACCATCCTTTTATTCAATCCGAGCAATTTGCGAGTTTGAAAGATCGTCCGTTTCACCCGTTAGCTAAAGAGAAACGTGGATTAAGTGCGTATGACTATGAGCGTTATCAATCGGAATACTATCAGCCTGTAGCGTTAAAAACAGTGGCGATTCACCGTGATGCCCTTATAAAGAGTCAGTTTTCAGATGAGGAAAAATTACTACAGTCTTTAGGTCTCGACAACGAAGCTCAATACGCTAAGGTGTTGCAAGAGCAAGGATTACAAGCGAAAGATTTTATGATTTTCCCGGTGCATCCTTGGCAACTTGAACATGTTTTGCCTGAATACTTTGAGCAAGAGTTTAAACAGCGCATAGTAGTGCCATTGGACATAGAATGCGGGTCGTTTTTAGCTTCGTCATCTATGCGCTCGCTTATTGACTTGAAGCAGCCTTATCAACATGTGAAAGTGCCGTTTTCAATGCAATCGTTAGGTGCGTTACGTTTAACACCGACACGCTATTTGCTTAACGGTGAAAAGGCAGAACAGTTACTTGAAAAAGTCATACACCAATCTGAACATCTGACAAACACGCTTTCATTATGCGATGAAAAGCATTGGTGGTCGTTTATTGAACCTTCTAAAGACATCTTTGAAGATAAAATTGGTCATTTAACAGCACAATTACGTCAGTATCCTCATGAGATTCAAGATGAAGAGACGACGCTTATTTCGATGGCTGCGCTCGCGATGCCAGATAGACGTGTATATGATGCTATTTTCGGCCATTCGAATTACACATCTTCCGACGTTGAAATGATGTATCAAGACATCGTTTCGCATTTTATACGAACGATGTTTGCGTTAATGCAACGCGGCGTCTTACCTGAAGTGCATGGCCAAAATATTTTAATCGCATTTAAAGCGGGCAAAGTTACGCGCTTTGTATTGCGTGATCATGACACTGTACGTATTTACCCAACGTGGATGGCAGACAATGGACTAGAAGTGCCAGATTATACGATTCGAAAAGATACACCTAACACGTTAATTAATGAAAATTTGGAAACGTTTTTTACGTATTTCCAAACGCTTGGCATATCGGTCAATATATATGCGGTGATTGATACACTTGTGCATCTGTATGACCTTGACGAACAACGCTTAATGGCCTTTTTGAGAACAACACTGAAAAGAACGGCACAGGAGACGGTATGGCCTCAAAACAGTGTAGAAGATGTCATGAATCTACTGTTTGAAAAAGAAACATGGCCTTTCAAACGCATTTTACTTCCGTTATTACATCAAAAAAATTCTGGTGGTGGCAGTATGCCTTCTAGTATTGGAAAAATCGCTAATCCAATGATGTTTAATGAGTAA
- a CDS encoding MFS transporter, with protein sequence MSNEALWKRNFRILWSSQFISIAGLTVLVPLLPIYIASLKDLSVTEIQLWSGVAIAAPAVTTMISSPLWGKLGDKISRKWMVIRALIGLGICLVLMSFCTTPLQFVLVRLLQGLFGGVVDASNAFATSEAPLNERGKVLGHLQSSISAGSLVGPLIGGVLATIVGFQTLLLSIGIMTFIVCAIGMLYLIERAHHKHHADAAPPVQCSVSQSFKCLLCTKVTRRFIIVGILANLAMYGMMTALAPLVSGVNATVLDDKAAIGLIQSAFWIASILSAPLWGMLNDKHYVKYVYIATTLVCGLSVVLQGVSSSLWVLLLFRMIQGFTYSALIQSVMFVVVNACHKDLKGSFVGSTNSMLVIGQVTGSMIGALVTSYYSPIVTFIVMGIIFMSSSLVLLSSQLSRVKDYQLLMNQVWELKVQRAKHSK encoded by the coding sequence ATGAGTAACGAAGCACTTTGGAAACGTAATTTTCGCATTTTATGGAGCAGTCAGTTCATCTCTATTGCTGGTTTAACCGTACTTGTTCCGCTCTTACCGATATATATTGCTTCACTTAAGGATTTATCGGTAACAGAAATTCAGTTGTGGAGTGGTGTAGCCATTGCAGCACCCGCAGTAACGACTATGATTTCGTCACCATTATGGGGCAAGCTCGGAGACAAAATCAGTCGAAAATGGATGGTCATTCGTGCCTTAATTGGACTCGGCATTTGTTTAGTTTTGATGTCATTTTGTACGACGCCACTACAGTTCGTTTTAGTGCGGTTACTTCAAGGTTTATTTGGCGGTGTCGTAGATGCGTCTAATGCCTTTGCGACAAGTGAAGCGCCCTTAAACGAACGTGGAAAAGTTCTTGGTCATTTACAAAGTTCGATTAGTGCGGGTTCTTTAGTGGGCCCTTTGATTGGTGGCGTGTTAGCAACGATCGTCGGTTTTCAAACATTATTATTGAGCATAGGTATCATGACTTTTATCGTTTGTGCGATAGGAATGCTGTATCTCATTGAAAGGGCACATCATAAACATCATGCAGATGCAGCGCCACCTGTTCAATGTAGTGTAAGCCAGTCATTTAAATGTCTACTCTGTACTAAAGTGACGCGTCGCTTTATCATTGTCGGCATTTTAGCCAACTTGGCGATGTACGGCATGATGACGGCATTAGCGCCTCTTGTGTCTGGTGTGAATGCGACAGTGCTAGATGATAAGGCAGCGATAGGACTAATTCAATCTGCTTTTTGGATTGCGTCTATTTTAAGTGCCCCGTTATGGGGAATGCTGAATGACAAACATTATGTGAAATATGTATATATTGCGACGACGCTCGTATGTGGACTGAGTGTCGTCTTGCAAGGCGTTTCATCCAGTTTATGGGTGTTACTCCTCTTTCGTATGATTCAAGGTTTTACGTATAGCGCATTAATTCAAAGTGTCATGTTCGTAGTAGTCAATGCTTGTCATAAAGATTTAAAGGGAAGCTTTGTCGGTTCAACGAACAGCATGCTTGTTATTGGTCAAGTGACTGGAAGCATGATTGGTGCACTTGTGACAAGTTATTACAGTCCTATAGTGACCTTTATTGTGATGGGTATCATCTTTATGTCAAGTAGCCTCGTGCTCTTATCATCACAATTGAGTCGTGTGAAAGACTATCAATTATTAATGAATCAAGTATGGGAGTTGAAAGTACAACGTGCAAAACATTCAAAATAA
- a CDS encoding IucA/IucC family protein → MQNKTIAEQAALERILNVYFRENNLYHEAADNAQWCIKLNESESLTGTFLYWSKMGHHVYHSDIHISDGTQSAPVSCQEAIERILSKLAQSESDSNVSRILEDIENSITRTAHYLNYKDETRHIDGYIQSEQSLYLGHPFHPTPKSSKGFTDNDLNHYAPECHTQFQLHYLSVDKTQSVTRYVEGLADTVDDALYALANIEKGALPEHHILLPLHPYQMRGLKAYPKFDDMLQKGYIKDLGIRGRSVYPTSSVRTVFEKDLNVYLKLPIHVKITNFIRTNDHEQIERTLDAAEVIAHVKEDVETATFKLMFEQGYRAVQHKETRNDLHLLTETAMIVREGIAGYGADKDIHVLASLFETMPNETTSTLSRMLERSDLNAKTWLQRYLDITIKPMLSLFATTGISLEAHVQNTLVQFEAGVPKVCYVRDLEGISISETIATEGQLIPHVVASDSPVVCTHDTAWHRFKYYVIVNHLGHLVATLGKATGDEAALWQVVQREMQTWQEEKVMSAYVEDLLHAETFSAKANFISKIKDCGENPIYTNIPNPMCVKEGAL, encoded by the coding sequence ATTCAAAATAAAACCATTGCAGAACAGGCGGCATTAGAACGCATTCTCAATGTGTATTTTAGAGAAAACAATTTATATCATGAAGCCGCTGATAACGCACAATGGTGTATCAAGCTTAACGAAAGTGAATCATTGACAGGCACTTTCCTCTATTGGTCTAAGATGGGACATCACGTATACCATTCTGATATTCATATTAGTGACGGTACACAATCCGCTCCTGTTTCATGTCAAGAAGCTATCGAACGTATTCTCTCAAAACTTGCGCAATCGGAAAGTGATTCAAATGTTTCTCGCATTTTAGAGGATATTGAAAATAGTATTACACGTACGGCACACTACCTTAACTACAAAGATGAAACACGTCATATCGATGGCTATATTCAGTCTGAACAGTCTTTATATTTAGGTCATCCTTTTCATCCAACGCCGAAAAGCTCAAAAGGATTTACGGATAATGATTTAAATCATTATGCGCCGGAATGTCACACGCAGTTTCAACTCCATTACTTAAGTGTCGATAAAACGCAAAGTGTTACACGTTACGTAGAGGGCTTAGCAGATACAGTGGATGACGCTCTTTATGCGCTTGCCAACATTGAAAAAGGTGCTTTACCAGAGCACCATATATTATTGCCGCTTCACCCATATCAAATGCGTGGGCTTAAAGCATATCCAAAATTCGATGATATGTTGCAAAAAGGCTACATTAAAGACTTAGGCATACGTGGGCGTTCAGTCTACCCGACGTCTTCAGTACGTACAGTTTTTGAAAAAGATTTAAATGTGTATTTAAAGTTACCGATACATGTAAAAATTACAAACTTCATTCGTACCAATGATCATGAACAAATCGAACGTACACTTGATGCAGCGGAAGTGATTGCGCATGTTAAGGAAGATGTCGAAACAGCAACGTTTAAATTAATGTTTGAACAAGGTTATCGTGCTGTACAACATAAAGAGACACGAAACGATCTTCATTTGTTAACGGAAACAGCAATGATTGTTCGGGAAGGCATTGCAGGTTATGGCGCCGATAAGGATATACATGTGCTTGCGAGTCTATTTGAAACGATGCCGAATGAGACAACGTCAACTTTGAGTCGAATGTTAGAGCGAAGTGATTTAAATGCTAAAACATGGTTACAACGTTATTTAGACATTACGATAAAGCCTATGTTATCACTCTTTGCAACGACAGGGATTAGTCTTGAAGCACACGTTCAAAATACGCTTGTTCAATTTGAAGCAGGTGTACCTAAAGTGTGTTATGTCCGAGACCTTGAAGGCATTAGCATATCAGAAACGATTGCGACAGAGGGACAATTGATTCCACATGTTGTGGCGTCAGATAGTCCAGTGGTGTGTACACATGATACAGCATGGCACCGCTTTAAATATTACGTCATCGTTAATCATCTTGGACACCTTGTTGCAACATTAGGTAAGGCAACTGGTGATGAAGCAGCATTATGGCAAGTCGTCCAACGCGAAATGCAAACGTGGCAAGAAGAAAAGGTAATGTCAGCGTATGTTGAAGATTTACTTCATGCAGAAACGTTTTCAGCTAAAGCAAATTTTATAAGTAAAATTAAAGATTGTGGTGAAAATCCTATCTATACGAATATACCGAATCCGATGTGTGTAAAAGAGGGGGCATTGTAA
- the sbnF gene encoding staphyloferrin B biosynthesis protein SbnF yields MMGQIEQRVKTRIMQQLITSMIYEDIVKYQMSNKDSNIQHVEIQGDRATYRFDVNVTRSFDRLLLVSPVMKVHHNGDEGATTDYAGLLRDVHYTFDKDPKKVEAFICELIQTELKDRQALTHKYEAKAAVPSDFNALESYAMEGHTYHPSYKSRLGFTLADNLKYGPDFKPSIHLKWVAVPKDKVQQTISKTVDPTTLLHQQLGASTIEKFEKTLRRHVDDISAYAWLPVHPWQFDHVIANDLAEEWLNGELILLGESQEAYVPQQSIRTLSPVEKDKYYIKVPLSITNTSTKRVLAPHTIENAAQITDWLKRIQADDRYLRDDLRTVFLGEVLGMSYINHHLSSDKRTATYGALGAIWRENLYHYLEANEEAIPFNALYSKDINDMPIINQWIEQYGLETWMAQFIKVAVRPLIHMLYYHGIALESHAQNMMLIHENGWPTRVAIKDFHDGVRFKRDLLSDIAKDPKLQDTPIEHQRINRNSFIETDDVALVRDFVLDAFFFINIAQMILFMKESYHLSETEQWQYVYDCIQDYLETFSDLPLKTTFDLFERTIQVEKLTTRRLQEDTELRIHHVSNPLGVIHHDSVIS; encoded by the coding sequence ATGATGGGGCAAATCGAACAACGTGTGAAAACACGAATTATGCAACAATTAATCACGTCGATGATTTATGAAGACATTGTTAAATATCAAATGTCGAATAAGGACAGTAATATTCAACATGTTGAAATACAAGGTGACCGTGCAACGTACCGCTTCGATGTGAACGTGACACGCAGTTTTGATCGCTTATTACTCGTTTCTCCTGTGATGAAAGTCCATCATAACGGAGATGAAGGAGCAACAACAGACTATGCAGGGTTATTGAGAGACGTCCATTACACGTTTGATAAAGACCCGAAAAAAGTAGAAGCCTTTATTTGTGAACTGATTCAAACGGAGTTGAAAGATCGTCAAGCATTGACGCATAAATATGAAGCTAAAGCAGCGGTGCCTAGCGATTTTAATGCGCTTGAATCTTACGCAATGGAAGGACATACGTACCATCCAAGCTATAAGTCTCGTCTCGGTTTCACACTTGCAGACAATTTGAAATATGGCCCAGATTTTAAGCCAAGCATTCACTTAAAATGGGTCGCTGTACCGAAAGATAAAGTGCAACAAACGATTTCAAAAACGGTTGATCCTACGACGCTGTTACATCAACAACTCGGTGCATCGACGATTGAAAAATTTGAGAAAACGTTGCGCCGTCATGTAGATGACATCTCAGCTTATGCGTGGCTTCCAGTACACCCGTGGCAATTTGACCATGTCATCGCCAACGACTTAGCCGAAGAATGGTTAAATGGTGAGTTGATACTTCTCGGAGAATCACAGGAAGCATATGTGCCGCAACAGTCGATACGTACGTTGTCGCCTGTTGAGAAAGATAAATATTACATTAAAGTCCCGCTTAGTATTACGAATACATCAACGAAACGCGTACTTGCGCCACATACAATTGAAAATGCTGCACAAATTACAGATTGGTTGAAACGTATTCAAGCAGATGATCGTTATTTACGCGATGATTTGCGCACGGTTTTCTTAGGTGAAGTTCTTGGTATGTCATATATAAATCATCATTTATCTTCAGACAAGAGAACAGCAACCTATGGCGCGTTAGGTGCGATATGGCGCGAGAATTTATATCATTATTTAGAAGCTAATGAAGAAGCCATTCCATTTAATGCCCTTTACAGTAAAGATATAAATGACATGCCAATTATTAATCAGTGGATTGAACAGTATGGTTTAGAAACATGGATGGCACAATTTATAAAAGTTGCAGTACGTCCATTGATTCACATGCTTTACTACCATGGAATTGCGTTAGAATCTCATGCGCAAAATATGATGTTAATCCATGAAAATGGATGGCCGACACGTGTTGCGATTAAAGACTTTCATGACGGTGTACGATTTAAGCGTGACTTGCTTAGTGATATCGCTAAAGATCCAAAACTTCAAGATACACCAATTGAACATCAACGTATTAATCGTAATTCATTTATTGAGACAGATGATGTCGCGCTTGTAAGAGATTTTGTTTTAGATGCCTTTTTCTTTATTAACATTGCACAAATGATTCTCTTTATGAAAGAAAGTTATCATCTATCTGAAACAGAGCAGTGGCAGTACGTTTATGATTGCATTCAAGATTACCTTGAAACTTTTTCAGACTTACCACTTAAAACAACCTTTGATTTATTTGAACGTACCATTCAAGTAGAAAAATTAACGACACGTCGATTACAAGAAGATACGGAATTACGTATTCATCATGTGTCGAACCCGCTAGGAGTGATTCATCATGATAGCGTTATCTCTTAA
- a CDS encoding HpcH/HpaI aldolase family protein, with translation MMIALSLKEKLQQNQVVYGLFNSIPNPLVIEMIAASGYDFVIIDAEHTAINDETIEHLIRAAETAGITPIVRVSQAIERDIIKVLDMGARGIIVPHVESKARAEEIVRLSRYYPEGMRSLNGGRMPKFGETPLTTYMVEANESIVVIAMIESQQGLDALEEIAQVDGIDMIIEGAADLSQSFGIPWQTTSDVVEQATQRMFDITQRHHKGFIALPREKAQHVAWQGKGVQAFVLGDDRGKFYRHLKQELASFKGGERA, from the coding sequence ATCATGATAGCGTTATCTCTTAAAGAGAAATTACAACAAAATCAAGTTGTCTACGGATTATTTAATTCCATTCCTAATCCGCTCGTTATTGAAATGATAGCAGCGAGTGGCTATGATTTTGTCATTATTGACGCTGAACATACAGCGATTAATGATGAAACGATTGAACACCTCATACGTGCTGCAGAAACAGCGGGGATTACACCTATTGTACGTGTATCACAAGCGATCGAGCGCGATATTATAAAGGTGTTAGATATGGGGGCACGTGGAATTATCGTCCCACATGTCGAAAGTAAAGCGCGCGCAGAAGAAATTGTGAGATTAAGTCGTTATTACCCTGAAGGTATGCGTAGTTTGAACGGCGGACGTATGCCAAAATTTGGTGAAACGCCACTAACGACTTATATGGTGGAGGCGAACGAGAGTATTGTCGTCATCGCCATGATTGAAAGCCAACAAGGCTTAGACGCATTAGAGGAGATTGCACAAGTGGACGGTATCGACATGATTATTGAAGGCGCTGCGGACTTATCACAATCTTTTGGCATACCATGGCAAACAACGAGCGATGTGGTAGAACAAGCGACACAACGTATGTTTGACATCACTCAACGTCATCATAAAGGGTTTATCGCATTACCACGAGAAAAAGCGCAACATGTCGCATGGCAAGGTAAAGGTGTGCAAGCATTTGTTTTAGGTGATGATCGGGGTAAATTTTATCGTCATTTAAAACAAGAACTCGCATCATTTAAAGGAGGCGAACGCGCATGA
- a CDS encoding type III PLP-dependent enzyme: protein MKTEGTPICHYIYDLDAMQQHVARIVKSLPNNCDMYYAMKANSESRILEAMASHVVGFEVASMGEIDKGCAHLPAQRIIFGGPGKTDEELDHAIEKGIERIHVESIHELERLNARLEHHETTMPILLRVNLSGPFPNATLHMAGRPTQFGISENEIDEAIQRALHLKHVQLQGFHFHSISNNLDAELHVNVMRLYFEKAKQWAKTYDFPLKHLNVGGGIGVNYKDLDAQFDWQTFVEGLHRVIDEADMHHVPINFECGRYLTAHMGYYATEVIDIKQVHGAHYAILKGGTQQFRLPVSWQHNHPLEICEVEAFQYDFKRPELKNRAVTFVGQLCTPKDVFSKERQTPQIRLGDIVVFQYAGAYGWSISHHDFLSHPHPTFVYLSDTKEDNYETHV from the coding sequence ATGAAGACAGAAGGCACACCGATTTGTCATTACATTTACGACCTTGATGCGATGCAACAACATGTCGCACGTATCGTGAAATCATTACCGAACAATTGCGATATGTATTATGCCATGAAAGCCAACAGCGAATCACGCATTTTAGAAGCAATGGCATCGCATGTTGTGGGGTTCGAAGTGGCTTCTATGGGTGAAATTGATAAAGGATGTGCACATTTGCCGGCACAGCGCATTATTTTTGGTGGGCCAGGTAAGACAGACGAAGAACTTGATCACGCGATTGAAAAAGGAATAGAACGTATACATGTTGAAAGTATTCACGAATTAGAGCGTTTGAATGCACGTTTAGAACACCATGAAACAACGATGCCTATCTTGTTACGTGTGAACCTGTCTGGTCCTTTCCCTAATGCGACGTTACACATGGCTGGACGTCCGACGCAATTTGGTATTTCAGAAAATGAAATCGATGAGGCGATCCAACGTGCATTACATTTAAAACACGTTCAATTACAAGGTTTTCATTTTCATTCCATTTCTAATAATTTAGACGCTGAGTTACATGTCAACGTGATGCGCTTGTATTTTGAAAAAGCGAAACAATGGGCAAAAACGTATGATTTTCCATTGAAACATTTAAACGTCGGCGGTGGCATTGGCGTGAACTACAAAGATTTAGACGCACAGTTCGATTGGCAGACGTTTGTTGAAGGTTTGCACAGAGTAATAGATGAAGCAGATATGCATCACGTACCTATCAATTTTGAATGTGGCCGTTATTTAACAGCGCATATGGGTTATTATGCGACAGAAGTCATTGACATTAAACAAGTTCATGGTGCCCATTACGCCATTTTAAAAGGGGGAACACAACAATTCCGACTCCCTGTTTCGTGGCAACATAATCATCCGCTTGAAATATGCGAAGTAGAGGCTTTCCAATATGATTTTAAACGTCCTGAATTAAAAAATCGTGCGGTCACATTTGTAGGACAATTGTGTACGCCAAAAGATGTCTTTTCAAAAGAGCGACAAACGCCCCAGATTAGACTAGGTGATATCGTCGTCTTTCAATATGCTGGCGCGTATGGTTGGTCCATTTCGCATCATGATTTCTTGAGTCATCCACACCCAACATTTGTCTACTTATCTGATACAAAGGAGGACAATTATGAAACACATGTATAA
- the sbnI gene encoding bifunctional transcriptional regulator/O-phospho-L-serine synthase SbnI, producing the protein MKHMYKDLKLIPVDQIDLHEKYEPCRLEKTKMSIEADQFIRHPILATLTQTGRYMVIDGVHRFTSLKALGCKVVPVQVISETQYSISTWNHKVPFGTWWTELQQDGSLPWTTEMRSERPFITMCKGQDEQYLYLADLGNKKLEAWAKVVGSYSDACAVERVTNCDGYCHDTSYIMMKYQPLDIKEIEAVVERSETVPAGVTRFNVSGRCLNLQVPLEILKNGHNRSMNMAWYQFLKDKMANTRCYTEKVYLVEQ; encoded by the coding sequence ATGAAACACATGTATAAAGACTTAAAACTCATTCCAGTCGACCAAATTGATTTACATGAGAAGTACGAACCATGTCGACTGGAAAAAACAAAAATGAGTATCGAAGCAGATCAGTTTATACGACATCCTATTTTGGCAACGTTAACGCAAACAGGCAGATATATGGTAATTGATGGTGTACATCGTTTTACTAGCTTAAAGGCACTTGGGTGTAAAGTTGTACCGGTTCAAGTCATCAGTGAAACGCAATATTCTATTAGTACGTGGAATCATAAAGTGCCATTTGGAACATGGTGGACAGAGCTACAACAAGATGGCTCACTCCCTTGGACGACTGAAATGCGCTCAGAGCGACCATTTATTACAATGTGTAAAGGACAAGACGAACAGTACCTTTATCTCGCAGATCTTGGCAATAAGAAGTTAGAAGCTTGGGCTAAAGTTGTCGGCAGTTATAGTGATGCTTGTGCAGTTGAACGTGTTACAAATTGTGACGGTTATTGTCACGATACGTCATACATCATGATGAAATACCAGCCGTTAGACATTAAAGAGATAGAAGCTGTCGTTGAGAGAAGCGAAACCGTCCCAGCAGGGGTGACACGCTTTAATGTCTCAGGCCGATGTTTAAACCTTCAAGTTCCATTAGAAATTTTGAAAAACGGTCATAACCGAAGTATGAATATGGCGTGGTATCAATTTTTGAAAGACAAAATGGCCAACACACGTTGTTACACAGAAAAAGTTTATCTAGTAGAACAATAA
- a CDS encoding 5'-nucleotidase, lipoprotein e(P4) family, which yields MNKWTKTATTLLALGVMTSTVPTDTFAGATQAPTQHTQTQEDAKYVKQLGEQNITSVSWYQNSAEAKALYAQGYNSAKEALSKKIKQHKGGKKLAIVLDIDETVLDNSPYQAASALKGQSYPTGWHEWVKSAQAKPVYGAKDFLTYADKHNVEIFYVSDRSHEKDLNATIKNLKKEKLPQADKKHVLLKKESDKSKSERRDKVRTDYNLVMLFGDNLLDFDEPKAATQKSREELVRQHEDDFGSKYIIFPNPMYGSWEATLYNNDYGMSAKQKVEKRKQSLKYFDMKTNKVKTYQGE from the coding sequence ATGAACAAATGGACAAAGACAGCAACAACGCTTTTAGCTTTAGGTGTAATGACTTCAACTGTACCTACAGACACATTTGCAGGAGCGACACAAGCGCCAACGCAACATACGCAAACGCAAGAGGATGCAAAATATGTTAAACAACTCGGTGAACAAAATATTACGAGTGTATCGTGGTACCAAAATTCTGCAGAGGCAAAAGCACTTTATGCGCAAGGTTATAACAGTGCCAAAGAAGCCTTAAGCAAAAAGATTAAACAACATAAAGGTGGTAAAAAATTAGCCATCGTTTTAGATATTGATGAGACAGTACTTGATAATTCACCATATCAAGCAGCAAGTGCTTTAAAAGGACAATCTTACCCAACGGGATGGCACGAATGGGTAAAAAGTGCTCAAGCGAAACCGGTCTATGGAGCTAAAGACTTTTTAACGTATGCAGACAAACATAACGTTGAAATTTTCTATGTTTCTGATCGTTCTCATGAAAAAGATTTAAATGCAACGATTAAAAACTTGAAGAAAGAAAAATTGCCACAAGCAGACAAAAAGCATGTGTTATTGAAAAAAGAAAGCGATAAAAGTAAGTCTGAACGTCGTGATAAAGTACGCACAGATTATAATTTGGTGATGTTGTTCGGAGATAATTTACTTGATTTTGATGAGCCTAAAGCGGCAACGCAAAAATCGCGCGAGGAATTAGTAAGACAACATGAAGATGATTTTGGTAGTAAATACATTATTTTCCCAAATCCAATGTACGGTAGTTGGGAAGCAACGTTATACAATAACGATTACGGTATGAGTGCTAAACAAAAAGTTGAGAAACGTAAGCAATCTTTGAAATATTTTGATATGAAGACGAACAAAGTTAAAACATATCAAGGGGAATAA
- a CDS encoding DUF6440 family protein has protein sequence MFKKSQNNRFIVEECGKDKSISCYILTDKKTGIQYLSNWTGASGGITPLLDENGNISKVDTKTLS, from the coding sequence ATGTTTAAAAAAAGCCAAAATAATCGCTTTATCGTCGAAGAATGTGGTAAAGACAAAAGCATATCTTGTTACATATTAACAGATAAAAAAACAGGCATTCAGTACTTATCTAATTGGACAGGAGCAAGCGGCGGTATCACACCATTACTCGACGAAAATGGCAACATATCAAAAGTGGATACAAAAACATTGTCATAA